The following are from one region of the Mycolicibacterium diernhoferi genome:
- a CDS encoding nucleoside hydrolase yields the protein MTGSNTAPLPVFADVDTGVDDAMALAYLFASPDANVVGIASTAGNVPAEQVAINNLRLLELFGVGDVPVSLGAAAPLSIPLRTAEDTHGPEGLGYAHLPQTDRSLTPYDAAQAWVTAAREHPGELIGLATGPLTNLALALRLEPALPRLLRRLVIMGGAFDYRGNTTAVAEWNTHVDPEAAAEVFAVWGAAWGLHAPTHLPIVLGLNLTENVAMTPSILSRLAAAAGSDSSQLSVLDDRGTRSTATNPLIQVFEDALRFYFEFHFDQGEGYLAHLHDPLAAAVALDPDLVLYQQATVDVELTGTLTRGMTVADWRGHWGRDHNARIGIGVDPAAFFDRFIERVGPFARRLTDPDYS from the coding sequence GTGACAGGGAGTAATACCGCACCACTGCCGGTGTTCGCCGATGTGGACACCGGAGTGGACGATGCGATGGCGCTGGCCTATCTGTTCGCCAGCCCGGACGCGAACGTGGTGGGCATCGCGTCGACCGCGGGCAACGTGCCCGCCGAGCAGGTGGCGATCAACAATCTGAGGCTGCTCGAGCTGTTCGGTGTCGGCGATGTTCCGGTGTCCCTGGGCGCGGCGGCGCCGTTGAGCATTCCGCTGCGCACCGCCGAGGACACCCACGGACCCGAGGGACTGGGCTACGCCCACCTGCCGCAGACCGATCGGTCGCTCACCCCGTATGACGCCGCCCAGGCCTGGGTCACCGCTGCCCGCGAGCATCCGGGTGAGCTGATCGGGTTGGCCACCGGCCCGCTGACCAACCTGGCGTTGGCGCTGCGCCTGGAGCCCGCCCTGCCCCGGCTGCTGCGCCGGTTGGTGATCATGGGCGGGGCGTTCGACTACCGCGGCAACACGACCGCGGTCGCGGAATGGAACACCCACGTGGACCCGGAGGCCGCCGCCGAGGTGTTCGCAGTGTGGGGTGCGGCCTGGGGGCTGCACGCCCCCACGCATCTACCGATCGTGTTGGGGCTCAACCTCACCGAGAACGTGGCGATGACGCCGTCGATCCTGAGTCGACTCGCCGCGGCGGCGGGTTCGGACTCCTCGCAGCTGAGTGTGCTCGACGATCGGGGCACCCGTTCGACGGCGACCAACCCGCTGATCCAGGTGTTCGAGGATGCGCTGCGCTTCTACTTCGAGTTCCACTTCGACCAGGGCGAGGGCTATCTGGCCCACCTGCACGACCCGCTGGCCGCCGCCGTCGCGCTGGACCCCGACCTCGTGCTGTATCAGCAGGCGACCGTCGACGTCGAGCTGACCGGAACCCTGACCCGCGGGATGACGGTCGCCGACTGGCGCGGCCATTGGGGCCGGGATCACAACGCGCGCATCGGCATCGGGGTGGACCCGGCGGCGTTCTTCGACCGCTTCATCGAACGGGTCGGCCCGTTCGCCCGCCGGTTGACCGACCCGGACTACTCGTAG
- a CDS encoding MaoC/PaaZ C-terminal domain-containing protein, producing MPIDPGSVGATTEPQIFTWTDRETLLYALGVGAGTEDLAFTTENSHGIEQQVLPTFAVIACSAFPAAALIGSFNFGQLLHGSQGIRLYKPLPPAGALRVHAEVVDIQDKGEGKNAVVVFKGVGVEPESGAVVVETVSTMVIRGEGGFGGQPGQRPPAPDFPDRAPDARLALPTRTDQALLYRLSGDRNPLHSDPWFAQTLAGFPTPILHGLCTYGVAGRALVAELADGDATRIRAVSARFSSPVFPGETLTTSIWRTEAGCAVFRTEAAQPDGSQARWVLDDGTAEYN from the coding sequence ATGCCGATCGATCCCGGCAGTGTCGGCGCCACGACCGAGCCGCAGATCTTCACCTGGACCGACCGCGAGACGCTGCTCTACGCGCTCGGTGTCGGGGCGGGCACCGAGGACCTCGCCTTCACCACCGAGAACAGTCACGGCATCGAGCAGCAGGTGCTGCCGACCTTCGCGGTCATCGCCTGCTCGGCGTTCCCGGCCGCGGCGCTCATCGGTTCGTTCAACTTCGGCCAGTTGTTGCACGGCTCCCAGGGGATCCGGTTGTACAAACCGCTGCCTCCGGCGGGGGCGCTGCGGGTGCACGCCGAGGTGGTCGACATCCAGGACAAGGGGGAGGGCAAGAACGCCGTCGTTGTCTTCAAAGGCGTTGGTGTCGAACCGGAATCCGGTGCAGTGGTGGTGGAAACCGTGAGCACCATGGTGATCCGGGGTGAGGGCGGGTTCGGTGGTCAGCCCGGACAACGTCCACCCGCCCCGGACTTCCCCGACCGGGCTCCGGATGCGCGGTTGGCTCTGCCCACCCGCACCGACCAGGCGCTGCTGTACCGGCTTTCCGGCGATCGCAACCCACTGCACAGCGATCCGTGGTTCGCGCAGACCCTGGCGGGCTTCCCCACACCGATCCTGCACGGCCTGTGTACCTACGGGGTGGCCGGACGCGCATTGGTCGCCGAACTCGCCGACGGTGACGCGACCAGGATCCGCGCGGTGTCGGCACGGTTCAGTTCGCCGGTGTTCCCCGGCGAAACCCTGACCACGTCGATCTGGCGCACCGAGGCCGGCTGTGCGGTGTTCCGCACCGAGGCCGCCCAGCCCGACGGCTCGCAAGCCCGCTGGGTGCTCGACGACGGGACGGCCGAATACAACTGA
- a CDS encoding universal stress protein: MRLVVGYLATPGGADAVALGVRFARSLGAELDVCMVLPPDRGVPAKVSTGGYEELLAEQAGQWLADALAEVPDDVVAHPHVSFSESTADGLLREAHRLGAQAVIVGGSGGGLAGSYSLGSVVNELLHSAHVPVAVAPKGTRLSSVARVREVTCAIGQRPGADVLLSTAVRACEAAGVPLRLVSLVTLDPMVGSLRGDADAHRARALDHAHRALDEAKVGLPEGFSVTATVADGSSVEDAVSRLPWRDGDVIMVGSSRLAAPRRLFLGSTAAKMLRVLDVPMIVVPRTTDEETS; encoded by the coding sequence ATGAGATTGGTTGTCGGATACCTCGCCACCCCCGGCGGAGCGGACGCGGTCGCCCTCGGCGTCCGGTTCGCCCGCAGCCTGGGCGCCGAGCTGGACGTGTGCATGGTGCTGCCCCCGGACCGGGGTGTGCCCGCGAAGGTCTCCACCGGAGGCTATGAGGAACTGCTCGCCGAACAGGCCGGGCAGTGGTTGGCCGATGCGCTGGCCGAGGTACCCGACGATGTTGTGGCGCACCCGCACGTGAGTTTCAGCGAGTCCACCGCCGACGGGTTGCTCCGGGAGGCACACCGCCTGGGTGCACAGGCGGTCATCGTCGGCGGGTCGGGCGGCGGGCTGGCCGGAAGTTACTCCCTCGGTTCGGTGGTCAACGAACTGTTGCATTCGGCACATGTCCCGGTGGCGGTTGCCCCGAAAGGAACTCGGTTGTCGTCGGTGGCGCGGGTGCGGGAGGTGACCTGCGCCATCGGTCAGCGTCCCGGCGCCGACGTGTTGCTGAGCACCGCTGTGCGGGCGTGTGAAGCCGCCGGCGTCCCACTCCGGCTGGTATCGCTGGTGACCCTGGATCCGATGGTCGGCTCGTTGCGCGGGGACGCCGACGCGCATCGCGCGCGGGCGCTGGATCACGCCCACCGAGCATTGGACGAGGCAAAAGTCGGCCTGCCCGAGGGGTTCTCGGTCACCGCCACGGTTGCCGACGGCAGCTCGGTGGAGGATGCGGTGAGTCGATTGCCGTGGCGCGACGGTGACGTCATCATGGTCGGCTCCAGCCGGCTGGCCGCACCGCGCCGGTTGTTCCTCGGTTCCACGGCGGCCAAGATGCTGCGGGTGCTCGACGTCCCGATGATCGTGGTTCCCAGAACCACCGACGAGGAGACCTCATGA